A single Anopheles arabiensis isolate DONGOLA chromosome X, AaraD3, whole genome shotgun sequence DNA region contains:
- the LOC120905789 gene encoding allantoinase, with protein MDTVYTSKRIFLNSASLPAEVFPGGIVVSAHDGKVTRILPSWATVERYLKDNEGEYEHFDFGNLMLMPGLIDTHVHINEPGRTEWEGFHTATKAAAAGGFTTICDMPLNSIPPTTSVANLRTKVNAARGKIFVDVAFWGGLVPDNLPELRRLIAAGVFGFKCFLCPSGVEEFPHVTEEQVMAAARLLEGTGAVLAFHAEVECQRLPSDCPRPLDPHKYRSFLQTRPDTMEQQAIELVAKVAQQHDVRAHIVHLSTARALPTIRAARALGARLTVETCHHYLSLAAEDVPDARTEYKCCPPIRGRTNREQLWRAVQARDIDLIVSDHSPSTPQLKLLTDGKRRGNFLEAWGGISSLQLGLPLFWTGCRRYGLSLQETVRLLCTEPARLSGLDHRKSRLDVGYDGDMCVWDPEGTVTVTEDMLEFQHKATPYLNRTLQGVVHATVLRGSLIYQRTDVPAFGPPLGSILLDGPKAVVQREELSKSSTLAAGSISVEELEDDDIDL; from the exons ATGGACACCGTCTACACAAGCAAGCGAATCTTTCTGAACAGTGCGAGCCTGCCGGCGGAAGTGTTCCCCGGTGGGATCGTCGTTTCCGCCCACGACGGTAAGGTGACGCGCATACTCCCCTCCTGGGCCACCGTTGAGCGATACCTGAAGGACAATGAAGGTGAATATGAG CACTTTGATTTTGGCAATTTGATGCTCATGCCGGGACTGATCGATACGCACGTCCACATCAATGAGCCGGGCCGTACCGAGTGGGAAGGCTTCCACACTGCGACCaaggcggcagcagcgggcgGTTTTACCACGATCTGCGACATGCCGCTCAACTCGATCCCACCGACGACGAGCGTAGCCAATCTGCGCACCAAGGTGAATGCGGCTCGCGGCAAGATCTTCGTCGATGTGGCGTTCTGGGGCGGGCTAGTGCCGGACAATCTGCCCGAGCTGCGCCGGCTGATTGCGGCCGGTGTGTTCGGGTTCAAGTGCTTTCTGTGCCCGAGCGGCGTCGAGGAGTTCCCGCACGTTACGGAGGAGCAGGTGATGGCGGCGGCACGCCTGCTCGAAGGTACCGGTGCAGTGCTGGCG TTCCACGCCGAGGTAGAGTGTCAGCGGCTGCCGAGTGACTGCCCCAGACCGCTCGACCCGCACAAGTACCGCTCGTTCCTGCAGACGCGCCCCGACACGATGGAACAGCAGGCGATCGAGCTGGTCGCGAAGGTGGCCCAGCAGCACGACGTTCGGGCACACATCGTGCACCTGTCCACGGCCCGTGCCCTGCCAACGATAAGGGCGGCCCGGGCGCTCGGCGCTCGCCTGACGGTGGAAACCTGCCACCACTATCTGTCGCTGGCCGCCGAGGACGTGCCGGACGCTCGCACCGAGTACAAGTGCTGTCCGCCGATACGCGGCCGCACCAACCGGGAGCAGCTGTGGCGCGCCGTGCAGGCCCGGGACATTGATCTGATCGTGTCGGACCATTCGCCCAGCACGCCCCAGCTGAAGCTGCTCACCGACGGCAAGCGGCGGGGCAACTTCCTCGAGGCGTGGGGTGGCATTTCCTCGCTGCAGCTCGGGCTGCCCCTGTTCTGGACCGGCTGCCGGCGGTACGGGCTGTCGCTGCAGGAGACGGTCCGCCTGCTCTGCACCGAGCCGGCCCGGCTGAGCGGGCTGGACCATCGCAAGAGCCGGCTGGACGTTGGCTACGACGGGGACATGTGTGTCTGGGATCCGGAGGGCACGGTCACCGTCACGGAGGACATGCTCGAGTTCCAGCACAAGGCGACGCCGTACCTGAACCGAACGCTTCAGGGCGTCGTGCATGCGACGGTACTGCGCGGCTCACTGATCTATCAACGCACGGACGTGCCAGCTTTTGGGCCACCTTTGGGCAGTATACTGCTCGATGGTCCTAAGGCAGTAGTTCAACGAGAGGAGTTGAGCAAGAGTTCAACATTGGCCGCAGGAAGCATATCGGTTGAAGAATTGGAAGATGATGATATAGATTTGTAA